In the genome of Desulfomonile tiedjei, the window CAAGGGCCTGGGACACCATACCTGTAGGCGGTACGGTTGGAGTGTAATAAGCCTGCGGCATTTGCATCATGAGCGGCACCCGGCCGGCTGAAGGCGGATAGGGATAGGGAGCATACCTGGGTGCGTAGGAAACCGGTTTGCACTTGGTGATGCGTGCAGGAGGACAAGTGTACGCCCCGCACATGGGAGGCCCACAGGAAGGCGGCGGGCAAGCCGGGGGAGCACACATTGGAGGCGGACCGCAAGGCCTTGGGGGAGGCGGAGCGAGTATGGCCGACATCACAGCGGCAGGAATTCCTATACACGCGCCGCAAATGCTAGTGCATGCCCCGAGTATGCCTCCGCATAATGCGAACGGAGAAGGTGGCCCACAGGTTGGAGGAGGACAGGACGGTGGAGCACAGGGCGCGGGAGCACACGTATATGGTGCCGGACCACAGTACGACGGCCCGCTCGCCAGTCCCTGAGAAGCGATTGTTGTGAAAAGCAGACAAAAAAGGCACAAAACGACAGCAGCGACTCTTAGCACCATACCTGATCCTCCTTTGTTCAGATCCTTCATATAAGACTTGAGGGCGTAGGCTCAAGCTAAGGATACTGAATTTAGCCCGTTGTGGGGCTTCGTTGAAACGTGGCTTTAACATGCCCCCCCACCCCTGTCAAGCAAAAAGATTTGATTGTATAGAGTTATAATTAAAGGATGGGTGACCGATGACTTGAGCTGTATATCATGCTGATTTTGAAAGAATTATTACAACATGTTTTTTCGGAATTATTCGGATTCCTATGGCCCCATCAAGAAAGATGGGTGACGCCAAGTAGTATTATGTGTTAAGGGAACAATCAACGACCAGAACTGGAGGGGAAACGTAGTAATAATGAATAAGCCATTGTTTTTAGCCACTATTCTCTTAGTGCTGGTGCCGTTCCAGTGCTTCCCCCAACAGGATGTGGTGGACCCGTACAACCAAGGCGTGGAAGCTCTCAGGCAGGACCGGCTGGACGATGCCATAGCCCTGTTCACCAGAGCCGTGCAACTAGATCCGCAGGACCATCTGGCCTACAACAACCGGGGCGTGGCTCACAAGAGGAAAGGCCTGTTGGAGAAATCATTGGCCGATTACAGCCGCGCGCTCGAAATCAAACCCGATTACGGGCCCGCACTAGCCAACCGAGGGACTGCGCGATACAAGAAGGGAGACCTGGACGGGGCATTAGAGGACCTGAATAAGGCCCTCAGATACATTAAAAAGGACAGCGTAATCTATACGACTCTTGGTTTGGTGGAGCGGGACAAAGGGCAGACTGACCAGGCCATTAAGGACCTCCGACAGGCTATCGCTTTAAACAAGAAGAACTTGAGGGCCTATCTGGCTTTAGGTGAGCTTTATGAGCGTCACAAGGTTTACGACAAGGCCATGGAATCGTATATGAAGGTCGGGGAGCTAACCCAGGGACGAGGTGGCACCAAGGAAATTCAGGATAGGGTAGCAAATCTCCGGAAACTGGCGGGAGAAGACCTGCACCGCCGGGGTTTGGACCAGTATCGCCAAGGTAACGAAAAGCAAGCCCTGGCGCTGTGGAGTGACGCGCTGAAGATCGACTCGGGCCTTGTGCCCGCGCTGCGCGATCGAGGCTTGACGCTCCACAAGAGCGGCAAGTTTCAAAAAGCGATAGATGATTTTACCGCCGCGCTGGACAAGGACCATTCCAACGCTGAACTCTATCGGGTGAGGGCCGACGCGTACTACAAAATGAAGCAGTCCGATAAGGCCATGGCAGATTATAACAAAGCCCTCGAACTGAGTCCCGGTGATGCGATAGGGTACAACAATCGTGGTTTGGTGTTCCACGAGTGCGAACAACTTGATCGGGCAATGGAGGATTACACGAAGGCGATTTCGTTGGAGCCGACTAATTCAGTGTTTTTTGAAAACCGGGCGCTTATATATTTGGCCAAAGGACTTGAGCAAAAGGCCCTAGCCGACTATGAGTCGGCCTTGCAGCTAACCACGGACGAGAGAATTAAGGAAAACATTCGGGAAAAAATCTCGGCATTGGGCAAGAGGAGCGAGGAGCAGTCGACCGCGTCGGGTTCCGGAAGCAGACCGTAGGCACCGTAGCCGAGACGGTTTGTTTGACGCCTCCGTACAGTCCGCAATTGGAGTCCCTAGGGGATTGAGGGGGGCGCCTGGGTCCACCATACTTGTCGGGCGCACTCCGGACGTTCACTGAGATTCTAACGCGCGCATCTGTATCTGCTTGATGGTTTCGACGCCGACCTGCGCGAGACGAATCAGCGAATTTAATCGGGACACGGAAAAAGGTGACCCTTCCGCGGTAGCTTGGACCTCCACGAGCTTTTTCTTGCCGGTCATTACCACGTTCATGTCAACTTCGGCAATGGAGTCCTCATCGTAATCCAGATCCAGCAAAAGCTCATTTTGAACAACCCCGACACTTACCGCTGCTACCGAATCGAAGATCGGTATTGAGGCAATCAATCCCATTTGCGCCAAGGTCTCGAACGCGTCGTGCAATGCCGCCCACGCTGCGGTGATTGACGCGACGCGCGTGCCGCCGTCGGCCTGAATCACATCGCAGTCTACGGTGATTGTCCTCTCGCCGAATCCCGCCAGGTCGGTAACGGACCTCAAGGAACGCCCTATAAGACGCTGGATTTCCATGGTTCGCCCGCCAACCTTCCCACGCTCGCGTGGCGATCTGACGTGCGTGGCTCGAGGGAGCATGGAATACTCTGCCGTGACCCATCCTTTTCCTCCGTTCCTCAGGAACGGAGGGACCTTGTCCTCGACGCTCGCCGAACAAATTACCTTGGTCTTGCCCGCTTCAATAAGGGCCGAACCTTCTGCATGTTCCAGGACCCCGCGGACGATTTTCCATGCTCTCAGTTCGTCCGGTCTACGGTCTCCATTTCGCTTGATGGCTTTCATATTTGTGGTGTGCCCCTGGGTTGGTATTGTTTGTCGCGCCTTCTTCCCTTTGGAAAATAGCACGGGGTTCTTACACTTGGCCTCGAATGTCCTAACCGATCCCCGCGTCGGCAGTGCATAGCCGCGCTGCCCCAGATTCCCTGAGGCGGTCCGGGAAGCGTTGGAACTCGTCCCCGCCAAGCCTTGCCCATATCGGGCATTACATGTGAACAATGGCTATAACATGCCCGACAGTGAGACTGTCAAGTTCCTGGATTCTGAATACCGTAAATTTCCGGAAGAGGAGTTCTCCGGCTTAAACCTGCCTCTATAGCAGCCGGTCCGACTCGGTTTGTTGCCGGCGATTCGGCATGACTTTAGCTTTCACTGTGAACACTTTGATTTATATTGACAAATAGTTAGGTTCGTAATAGAAGGTAATGAGAGGAACCGTTTGTACGGAAGGCGGGTGCACGGGGTGGAATTGGTCAGACAAGCTCTTGACACTTGTATGGAACAACCGGTGGAGGGGCATCGGAAAGCCACCCCCTTGGCGCGGCCATCGAAGCGCGTGCGATTGTGTCTTGGCTCGCTAAATGGCATAGTGGCCATGAGTCTCCCTCATTGCCCTGCAACCGAGCGAAGGACAAGGAGAGTGACCCAAGCTTGGATTACCTACCGGCGGCGTCCGAAGGACGGAAGCTTCACTGGCCGGCCAACGGACAAGGGGTCAGCAAATGAAATACATTGAGGCATATAATCTCATCGATCTGTTTATAATGGGAACCCTTCTGGTCACGCTCATTTTGGGTATTTGGAAAGGGTTTGTTCGGTCTCTCACCGCGCTGGCAAGCGTTGTCATTGGCGCGCTGTTTGCGGCCAAGTATTACCCTGTGATCCAGCCCTATTTGAATAAGGTCTCGTCCCTCGACCCGCACATATCGATGATTCTTTCGATGGTCATTATCTTTGTTGCTGTACAGGCCGTATTCGTAGTGATTCGACGGATATTGGACGCCCTGATCGACCTGACCCGGCTGAGTTGGCTGGATCGTTGCCTAGGAGCTGCCATGGGCGTGGTGGCAGGATTTCTCGTGGTGGCGTGTACTGTACAGGCTATTTTGATTGGAATTCCCGATTGGCCGGTAGTGAAGACGTCGAAACTGATCCCTCCGGCCCACCGGCTGTCGGAAGAAGTCCTCGCTCGTTCGCCCAAGCAGATCAAAGAGCAGGTCCACGCATTCGTGACGAAATGGAAGGGAACTTCCGAGCCTTCACAGCCTACACCGAAGAACCGCAGCGCTGCGAACAACGCACCCGCTGCTGCCCCGGGACTTGCCAAGTGAGATCGAACGGCGCCATCGGCCGTTCCAGGAGGATCTTATGAAACGACCCCTCGTTGGATTTATCATCATTTTGATCCTGGGGCTGATTACTGGATGCGCATACTTGCAGAAGCCGGATGTGCCGCCTCCTCTGCCTCCGATTGAGGAAACCAAGCCTCCTTTGACCATGAAGAGCAAATACTTCGAGGCGTTCCCGTGGGGTGACCTGGCTACGCCTCGAAAAGACGGTAATGATCCGGATACCCGCGTGTACCCCGCTAAAGAAGGGGACACCTTCGAGAGCGTCGCGGAGAACATGATGGGAAATCCTGGGCTGGCCCAAGGGTTGGCCAAGTACAACGAACTGCCGGCCGGCCAAAAAATGTCGGCAGGGGAGAAAATTGTTATCCCTAATCCCATCATAGGCGTAAGCAGCCAGGTGCTGGTGAAAGCCAAGCGCGAAAAAGCGTTTGGCGGCCCCCAACCTTTCAACACCGAATTTAAGAAGGGTGACGAATATAAGTTGAGGTTTGTGTCCAATGTTGACGGGTACTTGTACGTTTTCCGTCAGGGGGCCAAGAGCGTTGAGCTGCTTTATCCCACGCCGGTGAAAAAGGGGAGGCGAAACAAAGCTCAAGAGGCGTTACCGAGAGACAGCGGCAAAATAAGGGCCAACGATCCCAAGGAGCTTCCGATCGGAACGAAAGGGTATGCGTCGGATGACAAGAAAGTGGGAGATAGGATCTTCGTCTTTTTGTCATTGAGGGAAGATCCCGATCTGGAGGCTCTTAAGGAAAAGAAAGGCATCAAGGTCGAGGATGTTCAAGCAGTGATGCACAGGGTCAAAGAAGGGGAGGTGTTCTCGGAGCCCCCGTATCACCTTCTCCGAATCGCCGACCCCAAGGAATTGCTGGGGTTAGTCCTCAATATCGGCGGTTAGCAAAAGGTTTGACAGACAAAGCCATCCTGTCCTATAATTAAAAGTCTTTGGGGCTGTAGCTCAGTTGGGAGAGCGCTTGAATGGCATTCAAGAGGTCGTCGGTTCGATCCCGTCCAGCTCCACCACGAAACGATCAACAATCCGGCTAGTTGGAACTGAACCAACTGCCGGATTTTCTTTTTCGGGACACCCAATCGGGGGAATGCAGGTCAGGGACCCGTTGAATAATTGAACACGCCCAATGTCAACCTACCGGACACGCGGCAAAGCTCTCACGTGTAACAATATGATACACTCCCATGCAGCCAGCTGTGGTTTGGGGTTTTGCGTCACGTCGGGATCTTGAGGAGGGCTTCCGACAGGCGACACGTGTCATTTGGGGTGTCCCGTCCACGCGGGACGATCTCTTTCGGGAAGGGCTTTTGGAAAGAGCCATAGTGGCCCTTTATAGCGGTTGCCATAATTTTTGTCCGATTGGCAAGCACTCCATTCCGTCATTCCTGCGGAGGCAGGAATCGTGCGCCTGTAAGCGCGCTCAATCAGAGAGGTGCAAGTCCTCTCCAGGTTTACGCTACAGCCTGTAGCCGACTGTAACTGCGTCGCCGTGAGGCGGGGTGGAGAGCAACAGGAGGTGAACGACCAGTCCGTAGGATAACGAACCCGTTTCGGCCGGGTGTTTCCGGCGAGCCTGCGATTCGATGGTGAAGCCTGGACCGATCTCCTGAGGCCTGCGTCCGAGATAAGGACAACACACGGTACAGAGGTCGGAGATCCGATGCGCTGACAAACGTGGTAGCGGAAGCAAAAGCGACATCTGAGGAACACAAGGTGGTTGGGGACGGAATGGTCTGGAAGGTTGAGTACGTGAAACAGGGAGACCTGTACATCAGAGAGAGGTGTACAGGAGTCAGAGCCTCCATAGTAGCATTGAAGCGCCGTAATGGGCGTGGAGCCAAGGGAGGCAGGAAGGTGGGTGGGCTACAGTTAGCCACACGGAATACACACCGGTATCGAGTGGCCGTTTGGTCTAGACCGCCGGAGAACTCCACTGACATCAGTGGGATCAACCGTGTTTTACGCTGGAACCTCACGCTGACTACCTCTGTAATGGAGGAGAATGACTGGCGTCATTCCCCACTTTTGGGTGTTCTCTCACTACATCCTTACTGTGGTTAGTCAGTCCCTCATGGGGTGACCTACCGACTGGAGAGCCGTATGCGGGAGATCCGCACGTACGGTTCGGAGGGGGGAGCGGCCGGGTAACCGGCTGTTCCTACCCCTATCAGTCCCGCGTCTCGCTGGATTCCCTGGGTTCCCGCCTTCGCGGGAACGACGGGCGTTATAACGCTCTTGAAAAGTAGGCCCCGTAGATACGATCTGAAGACCAGATTGATTATCTTCTGGCCAAATGGACATTCCTTTTGGCACTCGGTATATGTTAGGCGATCCCTTCTGGATTGGGTGCCACGGACCTGGGCCTTACCCGGTCCGTGCTTCCTGCCGGTTCTATCACCACGATAACTCGGAAGATTCCCAGCCTTACCGTACCGGCGGCTCGCTTTTCACTTTAGTGTTCCGTGCGCGGGACAACCTTACTGTTTTCCAAAAACGCCGGCACAGACCTGGCGGAGCCCAGGTCCGTGGCACCCGGGAGTCACTCCGCGATAACGTTCGTGACGGGGTATATAGTGATTCTCAAAAGTTTTCGCGGAATGAACCCACAGTGGCGCCTGGGTCAACGGCGGCCAATAGGCCGCCCTACGGGAGATGACACCAAGCCTGGGACTACAAACGTAGGGCGGCCTATGGCCCCGCCGCAAATTACGGGGCGAGTCAAGATGAAGCCGGCAGTGGCAGCTGCATTTCAATCCGTGATTACTTTCGAGAACCGCTATAGGTGTGACGATTTTCGTTGGCGTGCACAGAGGCGCATTTGTGGCCGGAAGGCCGAGCCGCCAAGTAGTTTTCATGTGGTGGGAATCAGCGCCGCAAACGCGAGTACACTTTAGGACATCTGTGAAAGGCAGGCCCAGCCTGTCTTAGGTACGTTCTGCCGCGGAGACGGACGCGAAAGCCTTAGCCGATATCATGTGTAGGATTGCGGAAGCCGAGAAACCGGCCCTGGAGAGAAAGCCTGGAGTCAGTGATATCTTGGGCCGGTTTCCGGATCGAGGCGGGTGCTGCGGACGGGCAGCTCCAGCAAATCGTCCATGCTTTTCGCTTCGCCCAGATGCGTCTTCAGCACTTCCAGAGTCTTGTCCTTCAAGATTTTGGCAGTAATGACCATGGGAATCCTGAGACTTGACGTGACCGCTTGGTTTACAGAGAAATTGGGATCCGCAACGACAGGAAACGGAACCTCATAGGTCTTGCTGAATTCCTCAACCTCCATCGAGGTGTTGCCCGCGGCAATGCCGACCATCTTGGTGCGCCCTTTGAGGACCGGATCGTCTTCGATCATCTGGTAAAACATGTTCAACGCGCGAGCCTCGGCCTGACAGATGGTGCAATAGGAGTTGAAAATAACGAGGATGAGACGTTCAGCGCCCACTTGCGAAAGCGAAGGTGCAGAGTGGGAGGAGATCCCAAGATATGCGCGCTGAGTCTCATTCCCCGCCAAAGGAAGTTCGATTTTCCCAAGAGCCACAGGATCGACTACCGGGTTTCCCGTCT includes:
- a CDS encoding tetratricopeptide repeat protein, whose protein sequence is MNKPLFLATILLVLVPFQCFPQQDVVDPYNQGVEALRQDRLDDAIALFTRAVQLDPQDHLAYNNRGVAHKRKGLLEKSLADYSRALEIKPDYGPALANRGTARYKKGDLDGALEDLNKALRYIKKDSVIYTTLGLVERDKGQTDQAIKDLRQAIALNKKNLRAYLALGELYERHKVYDKAMESYMKVGELTQGRGGTKEIQDRVANLRKLAGEDLHRRGLDQYRQGNEKQALALWSDALKIDSGLVPALRDRGLTLHKSGKFQKAIDDFTAALDKDHSNAELYRVRADAYYKMKQSDKAMADYNKALELSPGDAIGYNNRGLVFHECEQLDRAMEDYTKAISLEPTNSVFFENRALIYLAKGLEQKALADYESALQLTTDERIKENIREKISALGKRSEEQSTASGSGSRP
- the rph gene encoding ribonuclease PH produces the protein MKAIKRNGDRRPDELRAWKIVRGVLEHAEGSALIEAGKTKVICSASVEDKVPPFLRNGGKGWVTAEYSMLPRATHVRSPRERGKVGGRTMEIQRLIGRSLRSVTDLAGFGERTITVDCDVIQADGGTRVASITAAWAALHDAFETLAQMGLIASIPIFDSVAAVSVGVVQNELLLDLDYDEDSIAEVDMNVVMTGKKKLVEVQATAEGSPFSVSRLNSLIRLAQVGVETIKQIQMRALESQ
- a CDS encoding CvpA family protein yields the protein MKYIEAYNLIDLFIMGTLLVTLILGIWKGFVRSLTALASVVIGALFAAKYYPVIQPYLNKVSSLDPHISMILSMVIIFVAVQAVFVVIRRILDALIDLTRLSWLDRCLGAAMGVVAGFLVVACTVQAILIGIPDWPVVKTSKLIPPAHRLSEEVLARSPKQIKEQVHAFVTKWKGTSEPSQPTPKNRSAANNAPAAAPGLAK
- a CDS encoding redoxin domain-containing protein, producing MTRFLTLLCIVIVCTLQTAALASETGNPVVDPVALGKIELPLAGNETQRAYLGISSHSAPSLSQVGAERLILVIFNSYCTICQAEARALNMFYQMIEDDPVLKGRTKMVGIAAGNTSMEVEEFSKTYEVPFPVVADPNFSVNQAVTSSLRIPMVITAKILKDKTLEVLKTHLGEAKSMDDLLELPVRSTRLDPETGPRYH